CAGTCTTTGTGTTGGCTTTTCCCTTTGTGctattcctctttctccccagcacaATGACATCTGTCTGGATTGTGTCTCTCCTAGCAGATGCTGAGCgagagagtgagaatgaggaggagaatcaTCATGAGGAAGTTCCCGGGGAAGTAGAAGCACAGGGGACATTTGTGGGAAgagctgaagggaatttttcccagtgcttCGAACTCGAAGAGGCCTGGGGAAGttggcacaggtcagagaggctgctgggaaaCCACCCAGGGAAGAGAGTGGATGAATCTATTAAtggtgtgggaggagaggagtATCCCAGAGCGCAGCAGACAAATCCCAAGGAAGAGACAGACTGGCACTACCTTAAGTGTGGGAAAGGATTGATTGTGAGATCACAGCTTgtgacacatcagacaatccatacTGGAGAGAAACCCCTTCAATGCTTGGACCATGGAGAAAGCTTCAATAAACTCTCAGATCTTAATAATCACGGGAGAAGCCACATTGGAGAAAAACCCTCTCATTCCCTCAAGTGCGGGAAAACTTTCTTTTCCAAGACACAAATAATTAGACATCAGTTaagccacacaggggagagaccccacaagtgcttggactgtgggaaaagtttcataagaaggTCACACCTAGTTCGTCATCAGGCATTACACACAGGAGcaagaccccacaagtgcttggagtgtgggaaaagtttcatacgaagGTCAGACTTTGTTTATCATCAGAcgatccacactggagagacacctcacaagtgcttggagtgtgggaaaagtttcatacgaaggtcagaccttgttcaacatcaggcaaTACACaaaggagagagaccccacaagtgcttggactgtgggaaaagtttcatacgaagGTCACACCTAGCTCGTCATCAGGCAttacacacaggagagagaccccacaagtgcttggagtgtgggaaaaattTCATACGAAGGTCAGACTTAGTTTctcatcagacaatccacacaggagagagactccacaagtgcttggactgtgggaaaagtttcataagaaggtcacaccttgttaagcatcaggcaatccacataggagagagaccccacaagtgcttcgagtgtgggaaaagtttcatacgaaggtcacaccttgttaagcatcaggcaatccacacaggagagagaccccacaagtgcttggagtgtgggaaaagtttcatacaaagGTCACACGTAGTTCGTCATCAGGCATTACACACAGGAGCAAGACCCCAGAAGTGCTTGGACTTAGGGAAAAGTTTCACAGAGAGGTCAAACCTTGTTAAACaccaggcaatccacacaggagaaagaccccacaagtgcttggactgtgggaaaagtttcatacgaagGTCACACCTAGTTCGTCATCAGGCAttacacacaggagagagaccccacaagtgcttggaatgtgggaaaagtttcatacgaaggtcagaccttgttcaacatcaggcaaTACACaaaggagagagaccccacaagtgcttggagtgtgggaaaaattTCATACGAAGGTCACACCTTGTTaagcatcaggcaatccacacaggagagagaccccacaagtgcttggactgtgggaaaagtttcatacaaagGTCACACCTAGTTCGTCATCAGGCATTACACAGAGGAgcgagaccccacaagtgcttggagtgtgggaaaagtttcctaagaaggtcacaccttgttaagcatcaggcaatccacacaggagagagaccccacaagtgcttggagtgtgggaaaagtttcataacaAGGTCACACCTAGTTCGTCATCAGGCATTACACAGAGGAgcgagaccccacaagtgcttggagtgtgggaaaagtttcctaaGATGGTCACACCTTGTTaagcatcaggcaatccacacaggagagagaccccacaagtgcttggagtgtgggaaaagtttcgtACGAAGGTCAGACTTAGTTTctcatcagaaaatccacacaggagaaagaccccacaagtgcttggagtgtgggaaaagtttcataacaAGGTCACACCTAGTTCGTCATCAGGCATTACACAGAGGAgcgagaccccacaagtgcttggagtgtgggaaaagtttcctaaGATGGTCACACCTTGTTaagcatcaggcaatccacacaggagagagaccccacaagtgcttggagtgtgggaaaagtttcatacgaagGTCAGACTTAGTTTctcatcagacaatccacacaggagagagactccacaagtgcttggactgtgggaaaagtttcataagaaggtcacaccttgttaagcatcaggcaatccacacaggagagagaccccacaagtgcttggagtgtgggaaaagtttcataacaAGGTCACACCTAGTTCGTCATCAGGCAttacacacaggagagagaccccacaagtgcttggacttagggaaaagtttcatacaaagATCAAACCTTGTTCAACATGAGGcactccacacaggagagagaccccagaaGTCCTTtgactgtgggaaatgtttcacagAGAGGTCAAACCTTGTAAAgcatcaggcagtccacacaggagagagaccccacaagtgcttggagtgtgggaaaagtttcataacaAGGTCACACCTAGTTCGTCATCAGGCATTACACACAGGAgcgagaccccacaagtgcttggagtgtgggaaaagtttcatacgaaggtcagaccttgttaagcatcaggcaatccacacaggagagagaccccacaagtgcttggagtgtgggaaaagtttcatacgaaggtcagaccttgttcaacatcaggcaatacacacaggagagagacaccACAAGTGCTtgaactgtgggaaaagtttcatccGAAGGTCACACCTAGTTCGTCATCAGGCATTACACACAGGAGCAAGACCCCGGAAGTGCTTGGACTTAAggaaaagtttcatacaaagATCAaaccttgttcaacatcaggcaCTCCACAGAGGAGccagaccccacaagtgcttggactgtgggaaaagttacaTACAAAGGTCACAGCTTGTTCAACATCAGtcaatccacactggagagactcCAGAGGTGCTTGgactgcgggaaaagtttcatataGGGGTCTGACCTCATTAAACATGGAAAGATCCACACAGGATTTAAACTTCTGTGACACATGGCAAGAAAAGATTACGCAATTTGCATGTAATTCACTCAGATTCAActttgagagagagattttaaaagtgTGTCCACCTTAGTAAGATGGAGTTTGACATTTAAATGTGTATTTTGAAAGACTTGGAAGAAGAGGGCAAGTCAAGTCTGAGTAACCTAAGTGCCTTCTATGAGAAGATAAGtgtctctgtggatgagggaaaagcagtggatgtgttattcgtTGActtttgagctgtataagtaggggcattgccagcagattgagggacatgatcattcccctctattcaacattggtgaggcctcctctggagtattgtgtccagttttgggccccacactgcaagagggatgtggaaaaattggaaagagtccagcggagggcagcaaaaatgattaggggttggagcacatgactcatgaggagaggctgagagaacggggattgtttagtctacaaaAGTGAAGAAAGACGGGGCatttggtagctgctttcaactacctgaaagagttccaaagaggatggatctagactgtgctCATTAATaccagatgagagaacaaggagtaatgatctcaaatTGGGTGAGGAAAGTTTAGGCTGGGTattagaaaaaaatctttttcactaggagggtggtgaagcactggaatgggttacgtagagaggtggtggaatctccttccttagaggtttttaaggtcaggcttgacaaagccctggctgggatgatgtagttggggttggtcctgctttgagcagggggttggagtagatacctcctgaggtcccttccaaccctgagattctatggttcTAAGAGGGGTAACTGTAGTAGTCTATGTTTAGCTATCCAAAGAGTTCCTGTGTTCTGTTAAATAAGGGATCAATAATTCAGAGATTATACCCGTCAGCCGTGCCACCTGCCTAGTTCTAGCTCAGTGTCATTGCATTCGCTCAGGGTAGGGGCTGAAGGATGGAGGGAATTTTTATAGCTGAAATCACCAAAATATGTTTTGCGAGGTTAGTGTTAATCGGATCTGTTCCCCTCTCCTGCTCGGACATTTTCTGTGGGGATCCCGGAGACGGAAAGGAGCAGGTGTTACCATCTTGGCTACCAATCGCCACGGTGACTCTCTACACtagcaattctcaaactgtgggcagAGCCTCCCAATGGAGGCTCAGGAATGTGTCAAGGGAGGCGTGATCAgtgtgggttgtttgttttttaaagagcactggctgttgtccccaggtggctggggctcatgAAGGAGGAACAGGCCCATCTGGGAGGTGGGGATAAATGCTCAGGCTCTCAAACCCAGgtggagcagcagcacagaagtaggtGTCAATGGGGTGATAAGTCTGCTTATTGAGGAACATCACTTTTCACGTGGCCACCCTCACTTCCGTGCTGCTGTTGGAGGACTCCAGAGCTTGACCTTCACCAGCAATTGCTCTGCCATTACAGCTGGGTGGCGATATATGTGCTTGTGAGGGTGCGGGCGTAATGACCAAAGACACACAGAATCTGGGGCGGTGAGTGGCTGATAAAAcgcatttgagaaccactggtctacactattATGGTCACCACATTTACAAAGTGATAAATCTTCTCCAAAGTATGTCCTGTGAGGTATCATAGGGAAAGTTATCGCCTGCTCAATATTATTGTCCCATTAAAATGTGTCTCTCCGCACTGTCCATGGAGCTCGGAGAGTTTGCTGTATGTTTGTTACATGCTGTAAAGCTGGAAAACGCCCACAGAGAAGCTCCCCAGAGACAGTGGCACCTGCACACCAGCTAGGTGCTATGTGGCCAGTAATGTGCTCAGCCGGCCCTTCACCAGCTGTGGAGCTGAGAACAAGAGAGTTATAGTTCACCAGAATGACGGCTGGACGCTCAATTAAGCCACAGACTGATTGTCgcctcccccctggctggggggtgaacCTCAAAGAGGAGAGCGGTACAAAAGCACAAGGGAGAATTGCCTCCATTTTTACCTCTCCTCCCTTCTTTATAGAAGGCAAGAATCCGCCTTGAAAGGCAACAGGGGCCATGGAGTGGGGAAGACGGACCAAGGCTGGAAGGAATCCAGCCTGGGTACTCAGAACTGTGAACTGCCTGCAACAGTTCTACTTTTAGAACTGTGAACTGCAATTTTCTAGTTTTAATCAGTTCTGACCTTTGACATCCTTCTCCCTCCTAATCCCTGAAAACCCCCTTGCTCCAGTTAGTAAAGTGGTTTTAGTATTTTGTCTGGGCCTGTGTGTTTtcattgaagtgtttgggggatGTGACTGGAGAGACCAAGGCTGTGGCCTAATCTGGCCCCTCTCTGGGGGTGACCCACTAATGACTGAGTTTGTCCAGCCCAGTGACCAGACTGATCAGTCCAAGATGCACATTCCCAGGGCGCAAGGCTGGGAGGAGAAAACTGGCTGATGTTGCTGTGTCGTTTGGTaagttcctgagtgtctggctagTTGCACTCAGTACAGTGCAGTCAGGAGGACCCACATGGCACCGTTGGGCTttcatcatcctgatcctgaaaggGAAGCTGAGCAGGGCAAAACAGAGAGGAGGAACCAGCCGACATCCTCAACTGCTTTGGCTTCGGCTAAATCCTGAACTGCCCCTGGCATGTGCAACTTGAGGTTCTGCCACCAGCCTTCCCCCCACACGTCTGTTTCCTTTCCAAtggtcaggggtgaaagtgacTTAAAGGATTTAGCGATATGCGGGAGTCCTGAGCAGAGGGAGGGCCTCAACTGGAATTGGTGGG
The Mauremys reevesii isolate NIE-2019 linkage group 15, ASM1616193v1, whole genome shotgun sequence DNA segment above includes these coding regions:
- the LOC120382853 gene encoding zinc finger protein 850-like isoform X3; this encodes MLPYSTMTSVWIVSLLADAERESENEEENHHEEVPGEVEAQGTFVGRAEGNFSQCFELEEAWGSWHRSERLLGNHPGKRVDESINGVGGEEYPRAQQTNPKEETDWHYLKCGKGLIVRSQLVTHQTIHTGEKPLQCLDHGESFNKLSDLNNHGRSHIGEKPSHSLKCGKTFFSKTQIIRHQLSHTGERPHKCLDCGKSFIRRSHLVRHQALHTGARPHKCLECGKSFIRRSDFVYHQTIHTGETPHKCLECGKSFIRRSDLVQHQAIHKGERPHKCLDCGKSFIRRSHLARHQALHTGERPHKCLECGKNFIRRSDLVSHQTIHTGERLHKCLDCGKSFIRRSHLVKHQAIHIGERPHKCFECGKSFIRRSHLVKHQAIHTGERPHKCLECGKSFIQRSHVVRHQALHTGARPQKCLDLGKSFTERSNLVKHQAIHTGERPHKCLDCGKSFIRRSHLVRHQALHTGERPHKCLECGKSFIRRSDLVQHQAIHKGERPHKCLECGKNFIRRSHLVKHQAIHTGERPHKCLDCGKSFIQRSHLVRHQALHRGARPHKCLECGKSFLRRSHLVKHQAIHTGERPHKCLECGKSFITRSHLVRHQALHRGARPHKCLECGKSFLRWSHLVKHQAIHTGERPHKCLECGKSFVRRSDLVSHQKIHTGERPHKCLECGKSFITRSHLVRHQALHRGARPHKCLECGKSFLRWSHLVKHQAIHTGERPHKCLECGKSFIRRSDLVSHQTIHTGERLHKCLDCGKSFIRRSHLVKHQAIHTGERPHKCLECGKSFITRSHLVRHQALHTGERPHKCLDLGKSFIQRSNLVQHEALHTGERPQKSFDCGKCFTERSNLVKHQAVHTGERPHKCLECGKSFITRSHLVRHQALHTGARPHKCLECGKSFIRRSDLVKHQAIHTGERPHKCLECGKSFIRRSDLVQHQAIHTGERHHKCLNCGKSFIRRSHLVRHQALHTGARPRKCLDLRKSFIQRSNLVQHQALHRGARPHKCLDCGKSYIQRSQLVQHQSIHTGETPEVLGLREKFHIGV
- the LOC120382853 gene encoding zinc finger protein 11-like isoform X1: MQENYEMVTSLGFPLAKPELIVQLERGEEPWVPDLQTCKERRLPRCSHTADAERESENEEENHHEEVPGEVEAQGTFVGRAEGNFSQCFELEEAWGSWHRSERLLGNHPGKRVDESINGVGGEEYPRAQQTNPKEETDWHYLKCGKGLIVRSQLVTHQTIHTGEKPLQCLDHGESFNKLSDLNNHGRSHIGEKPSHSLKCGKTFFSKTQIIRHQLSHTGERPHKCLDCGKSFIRRSHLVRHQALHTGARPHKCLECGKSFIRRSDFVYHQTIHTGETPHKCLECGKSFIRRSDLVQHQAIHKGERPHKCLDCGKSFIRRSHLARHQALHTGERPHKCLECGKNFIRRSDLVSHQTIHTGERLHKCLDCGKSFIRRSHLVKHQAIHIGERPHKCFECGKSFIRRSHLVKHQAIHTGERPHKCLECGKSFIQRSHVVRHQALHTGARPQKCLDLGKSFTERSNLVKHQAIHTGERPHKCLDCGKSFIRRSHLVRHQALHTGERPHKCLECGKSFIRRSDLVQHQAIHKGERPHKCLECGKNFIRRSHLVKHQAIHTGERPHKCLDCGKSFIQRSHLVRHQALHRGARPHKCLECGKSFLRRSHLVKHQAIHTGERPHKCLECGKSFITRSHLVRHQALHRGARPHKCLECGKSFLRWSHLVKHQAIHTGERPHKCLECGKSFVRRSDLVSHQKIHTGERPHKCLECGKSFITRSHLVRHQALHRGARPHKCLECGKSFLRWSHLVKHQAIHTGERPHKCLECGKSFIRRSDLVSHQTIHTGERLHKCLDCGKSFIRRSHLVKHQAIHTGERPHKCLECGKSFITRSHLVRHQALHTGERPHKCLDLGKSFIQRSNLVQHEALHTGERPQKSFDCGKCFTERSNLVKHQAVHTGERPHKCLECGKSFITRSHLVRHQALHTGARPHKCLECGKSFIRRSDLVKHQAIHTGERPHKCLECGKSFIRRSDLVQHQAIHTGERHHKCLNCGKSFIRRSHLVRHQALHTGARPRKCLDLRKSFIQRSNLVQHQALHRGARPHKCLDCGKSYIQRSQLVQHQSIHTGETPEVLGLREKFHIGV
- the LOC120382853 gene encoding zinc finger protein 11-like isoform X2, giving the protein MQENYEMVTSLGFPLAKPELIVQLERGEEPWVPDLQTCKERRLPRCSHTDAERESENEEENHHEEVPGEVEAQGTFVGRAEGNFSQCFELEEAWGSWHRSERLLGNHPGKRVDESINGVGGEEYPRAQQTNPKEETDWHYLKCGKGLIVRSQLVTHQTIHTGEKPLQCLDHGESFNKLSDLNNHGRSHIGEKPSHSLKCGKTFFSKTQIIRHQLSHTGERPHKCLDCGKSFIRRSHLVRHQALHTGARPHKCLECGKSFIRRSDFVYHQTIHTGETPHKCLECGKSFIRRSDLVQHQAIHKGERPHKCLDCGKSFIRRSHLARHQALHTGERPHKCLECGKNFIRRSDLVSHQTIHTGERLHKCLDCGKSFIRRSHLVKHQAIHIGERPHKCFECGKSFIRRSHLVKHQAIHTGERPHKCLECGKSFIQRSHVVRHQALHTGARPQKCLDLGKSFTERSNLVKHQAIHTGERPHKCLDCGKSFIRRSHLVRHQALHTGERPHKCLECGKSFIRRSDLVQHQAIHKGERPHKCLECGKNFIRRSHLVKHQAIHTGERPHKCLDCGKSFIQRSHLVRHQALHRGARPHKCLECGKSFLRRSHLVKHQAIHTGERPHKCLECGKSFITRSHLVRHQALHRGARPHKCLECGKSFLRWSHLVKHQAIHTGERPHKCLECGKSFVRRSDLVSHQKIHTGERPHKCLECGKSFITRSHLVRHQALHRGARPHKCLECGKSFLRWSHLVKHQAIHTGERPHKCLECGKSFIRRSDLVSHQTIHTGERLHKCLDCGKSFIRRSHLVKHQAIHTGERPHKCLECGKSFITRSHLVRHQALHTGERPHKCLDLGKSFIQRSNLVQHEALHTGERPQKSFDCGKCFTERSNLVKHQAVHTGERPHKCLECGKSFITRSHLVRHQALHTGARPHKCLECGKSFIRRSDLVKHQAIHTGERPHKCLECGKSFIRRSDLVQHQAIHTGERHHKCLNCGKSFIRRSHLVRHQALHTGARPRKCLDLRKSFIQRSNLVQHQALHRGARPHKCLDCGKSYIQRSQLVQHQSIHTGETPEVLGLREKFHIGV